CATTTCTTCTTTAGGAATGCTCTTAGCTGGTTAGAGATTGGTTGAACTGAGTTTCTTATTGTCAGATCGGCGTTGTGACTGTATATGTGCTTAccaattacttttttttctctcgTCAGCGTCGGGGACTTCCAAATGTTCCAGCAAAACCAGCCCTTCGTCAGCTGGTCCCTCCAGCTTAACCATTTCATCATATAGTGAAAAGAGCAATGGTTCGAGTCTTCCTACCCCAAGGACGGAAGGGGAAATATTGTCATCTCCAAATCTAAACCCGTTCTCATTCAATGAACTAAGGAATGCCACTAGGAATTTTCGCCCTGACAGTCTTCTCGGCGAGGGAGGATTTGGTTATGTTTTCAAAGGCTGGATTAATGAAACCACATTTACAGCAGCAAAACCAGGGTCAGGAATGGTTGTAGCCGTCAAGAAGCTAAAACCTGAAGGTTTCCAAGGTCACAAGGAGTGGTTGGTAAGTTTCAATTACaatatttctcttttggtatgtacattttatttcttatttactAATAGCCACCCAATCTCAGACAGAAGTTAACTATCTTGGCCAACTCCATCATCCAAATCTCGTTAAGCTTATTGGGTACTGCTTTGAAGGTGAAAACCGGCTATTGGTGTATGAGTTCATGCCAAAAGGGAGCTTAGAGAATCATCTTTTCAGAAGTACGTGATATATACGGGGCTTGttcttattttttcatttttatttttgtgttcaGCTTCAAAGTGGTTAAACTGCTGAAGACAATTTGTATGATCATTtgtaaaaagaagaagaaaaggaaccATAAGGTTGCAATTTGATACCAAGAAACTACTTTTGGCTTTAAGAGGTGTTTGTAACATTGGACTTCAATCTTTTCAGGAGGGCCACAACCACTTTCATGGGCAATAAGAATGAAAGTAGCCATAGGTGCTGCCAGGGGGCTAAGTTTTCTTCATGAAGCTGAATCACAAGTTATTTATCGTGATTTCAAGGCTTCCAATATTTTACTTGATGCGGTATGTTAAATATAAAACACACAATGTCCATATCTTCTACATATTCCCCTAGAACTTCTAATAGacgttttcttccttttgaattaattcattctgatgtttggggaccttccaaagagtctactgtgtcagggatgcggtattatgtgtcatttattgatgattgcacccgtctttcatgggttgttctcctcaaaactaaagatgaggtttttccggcttttcaagccttttaTATTACTgttcaaacacaatataatgccacaattgaGTGCAGTATTGTGTTTGAAAACTtttatgatcaaatagtataaattactcactaactttgttggttgacTGGCTGGGTTGCAGGACTTCAACGCAAAGCTTTCTGATTTTGGCCTGGCCAAGGCAGGTCCCACTGGTGACCGGACCCATGTTTCTACTCAAGTCATGGGTACTCAAGGCTATGCAGCACCTGAATATGTTGCCACAGGTCagtttgtgtttaattataAGTACCACTTGGTGTTTTGCGACTTTGTCTATGGCAGATCAACGTAATCTTTATTATCTTAGAGACTTAAACACCTCGAGTGACTCTATTCGTTCTCAAGGAAAAATGATTTTACGAATTTTAAGTTTGTTGTTAGTTTTCTTTATTCTAATAAATGGTATAGAAGGTTAGCTTATGAGGAGTCACTGTTGGCATGGAATGATATTCTCTGGAGTCCGGAGCTAAATGGCtaatcttaattatttagaatgtCCCCATCTATTTACtccaatgtctaaaaaaaGTATAGTTTAGCCTTCTGAATTGCATATGAGAATTGGTGGTACAAATTTTTTATTCTATTCTGACAATTGCATGCAAGTCTGGTGGGATTTTGTCAAGACAGACTTGGTACTTTGTATGCAAATGATTGTTATAGAGGGTATGATGCATGGAATCTCAAGTATTTGGActtattatgttcaaaatgctTTCATAGGTTAATTTCTGACTAGTGCATTGTTTAACAGGTCGATTGACTGCTAAAAGTGACGTTTATAGTTTTGGGGTTGTATTGTTGGAACTATTGTCTGGACGGCGAGCTGTTGATAAAACCAAAGTTGGCGTTGAGCAGAATCTTGTAGACTGGACAAAACCATACCTGGGTGACAAAAGAAAGCTATTTCGGATTATGGACACCAAGTTGGAAGGTCAATATCCTCAGAAATCAGCCTACACAGCTGCTACTCTGGCTTTACAGTGCCTAAGCCCAGAATCTAAACAAAGGCCTACAATGTCAACAGTTGTAGCTACACTAGAACAACTTGATGGCCCCAAAACACCTGCCAGAGTCTCTCAATCAGAGCAGCAGGGAGTTTCTCTTCATAATCGCAGGTCCCCAATGCGACATCACCGCTCTCCCTTAAATTTAACACCCAGTGCATCTCCATTGCCATCCCACCGGTCATCTGCATCTGTTCGTTGAACACAGTTTTCTCTGGACAATACTCATTTGATTCCATATTTTGTTTACATAGAATCAAGTTTGGGTCTTGTATTTATCACACTTATGTATGAGGAGGTGTATTGCTGCCTGTAATTCGGAATACATGCTTACCTTTTTTGTGGTGATAATCTGTCTTAGTTATAGTTGTGTATAGAATTAGCTATCAGTGTAAATTTGCACTCTTTACTATTTGCCTTCACTTTATCGATTCTCTATTGAATATGATAGCAGCTAATTAGAGATCATGTTTCGTATGTTGTGGTTTGTGCCGTTCTGTACTTCACTTCTCTTCTCATATATCATTTCCCTTGTATACAACTTTTTTGCTTGTACACTGATTTAAACAGGACCTGTTTGTCACGAcctcaaaatttcgagtatgatactcaaattcgaagtcatgaaaaacactaaaacaatctcaatgaatcgaaatcatttaaatgtcacagcggatcatctctgagttcaaaatacaactcagtcaaaccgattattacaaactaaaatttataattcaacattataacaaatggaaatgtataatcctcacaaaattctcacaaaggaatccacacaaaattctcaccacaagatggaaataaataacttcaagtcatctgagcggtccgtcgatcttcagagtagtccgtcaattctgctaatccacacctgcggagttatctcctacaccatcgaataggtgcaccgggattgtaaatacaaacccggtaagctttgcagctcgtatgagtaaaacgacaatataactcgcatatcaatatatacgaaaatccacaaatcaacaaatataaatgcactcattaCTCATTAGActgcccatctggttgtctaataacgtgaaaatatatgtactcatgagaattaggcaacccctctgtttatccaaatgcatttataatacgggtactcataagcgctGGTACCcctttgttacccctcatgtagtacgccgccgacattggacaaccatctgtcatccaatatcaaaaatatatgggtactcataagccgataacccatctgttactcatatgcagtacctcggcagacagactagagctctaactgaatcgtaactttcgcccagccaaaagctaggttccgacatgccaaacacgtccgaagactggtccgaagacataactcgtccgaagacataaaaacacgtccgaagacataaaacacgtccgaagacataaactcgTCTGAATacataaaacacgtccgaagacaaacacgttttaacaaaactcaatgttaaaaccacgtacaataatcatcatgtgatattgtacaatcaaatcacatgctcaatatataaatctcatcaccaattgaacatattcacaatgaaatcatgatagtatataatatgtacctatttatatgtacctatttaccatttatacaaatatatattccactatatcatatacatatcatattttATTCTTTACAATTCAGCATAATCCCGAATCTCcgtaagggtagattcgtaaatgtgagattttactcaccttataatctcgatcgtaattccacaattctgaaagtaattcattttcttgaattatcgatcaccttgaaaagataagaaaagaatttagaatcgttacgtaaaccttaaatgccgaaacagtaatattattttactgttaagcaatttctggttttacgaaattactgtttacagaagtactattcacatatttactattcacatatttctGACAAaaaacacatcaattacgAATTCctgtacgtgtacatactgtttacatatttctgtacatatgcatactattcaaatgtaaataatgtctcagtaaataataattaccgatttatCCTTCTGAAAgtacttttatatttattgaatgtaatttacatttactgtacgtaaaaataaattttacaaaattactgtttacgaaaacactattcacgcgcTGCCGCACGTCGCGGCGCGTgaggtacacgcgccacttactgtggcagcgcatggggtacacgcgccactcactgtggcagcgcgtgggccccatgcGCTGAGCCTAAAGCCGTCGTGTAGCACGCCACTGCTGCCCCCTAATCTCCTCCTTTTttccccctcttcctccccacggcctcacgccgcctcctacctcctccacgcacccacacgcgccgcctaaggcggcggtaacctccctcctccaatcctcctccgatctccacaattacaaaccaaaatcaTCCAAAAATCCACACCAAGCATCACAACTATCTAATCAAGCTAACCTCACCTCAATTCAACGTTGGAGGAGTCGGATTCTCGCCGGAGGAACGGCGACAGAAGTCGCGCAGGCTCGGCTCGGAGTGCGAGGGCTCACGACGGGGCGAGAGggtgcgtcgacctcggggtcgactgCGGAGGGCTGCGCGGTGCTTCCTGGGCTGGCGGTGTGTGACACGGACGACCGGTGAAGGAGATCGCCGACGATGAcaatgagggagagagagagagctcggggaaaagagagagaagagagggagggaggcgcgggt
This is a stretch of genomic DNA from Argentina anserina chromosome 4, drPotAnse1.1, whole genome shotgun sequence. It encodes these proteins:
- the LOC126792774 gene encoding probable serine/threonine-protein kinase PBL3, translating into MGNCLDSSAKVDTAQSSLGTSASGTSKCSSKTSPSSAGPSSLTISSYSEKSNGSSLPTPRTEGEILSSPNLNPFSFNELRNATRNFRPDSLLGEGGFGYVFKGWINETTFTAAKPGSGMVVAVKKLKPEGFQGHKEWLTEVNYLGQLHHPNLVKLIGYCFEGENRLLVYEFMPKGSLENHLFRRGPQPLSWAIRMKVAIGAARGLSFLHEAESQVIYRDFKASNILLDADFNAKLSDFGLAKAGPTGDRTHVSTQVMGTQGYAAPEYVATGRLTAKSDVYSFGVVLLELLSGRRAVDKTKVGVEQNLVDWTKPYLGDKRKLFRIMDTKLEGQYPQKSAYTAATLALQCLSPESKQRPTMSTVVATLEQLDGPKTPARVSQSEQQGVSLHNRRSPMRHHRSPLNLTPSASPLPSHRSSASVR